The Cloeon dipterum chromosome X, ieCloDipt1.1, whole genome shotgun sequence genome includes a window with the following:
- the LOC135946524 gene encoding uncharacterized protein LOC135946524 isoform X2: protein MLDGSLASTKSVTPSLESNPLRCLDLFCGCGGLSLGLEMSHLTTCLWAVDADPTACKSFAANFRQATVYQSSAIDWLKELKTGALFTKKGQKLPQTGEVEMIIGGPPCQGFSKLNRFKNNNTSVTNKSQVPVFLEIVAYFRPKCFLMENVKSFITEDGGKHFLAALQATKDLGYYFNFNVLQAADFGAPQQRPRFFLFGTLDSRRLAAAPISTHYSGLEVTSVKAASHTLSFTDKQEAYFQKVTVHHAIADLPDVEPQESGNKISYNSINSTFQFKMRNGSDTLRLHKLPTSLNPDDQKRITMIPPGSDWRCLPQSEHEECFKTGMPLAPKSLVKSSRSNGDWKGAYGRLRWSDLFMTVLTRPTLASKTGTIIHPIYNRTLTIREFARAQTFPDNFKFKGTIAQVQRQIGNAVPPLLAESLGRAFKI, encoded by the exons ATGCTTGATGGCTCCCTTGCTTCAACAAAGAGTGTTACTCCGTCACTCGAATCAAATCCACTCCGATGCCTAGATCTGTTCTGCGGCTGCGGAGGATTATCCCTAGGGTTGGAGATGAGCCACCTGACAACCTGCCTTTGGGCAGTTGACGCAGACCCTACAGCGTGCAAATCCTTCGCTGCCAACTTCAGACAAGCAACAGTGTACCAAAGTTCAGCCATTGACTGGTTGAAAGAACTAAAAACG GGAGCATTGTTCACAAAAAAGGGACAGAAGCTGCCACAAACCGGCGAGGTGGAAATGATTATTGGAGGACCGCCGTGCCAAGGATTCtccaaattaaatagattCAAAAACAACAACACCTCAGTCACAAAC AAATCACAAGTTCCAGTGTTTCTGGAAATCGTCGCCTACTTCAGGCCTAAGTGCTTCTTGATGGAAAATGTCAAATCCTTCATCACAGAGGATGGTGGAAAACACTTTCTGGCAGCGCTGCAGGCAACCAAAGACTTGGGTTATTATTTCAACTTCAATGTCTTACAGGCTGCTGATTTCGGCGCACCTCAACAACGCCCTAG GTTCTTCCTGTTTGGCACCCTCGACAGCAGACGGCTGGCTGCAGCACCAATAAGCACCCATTACTCTGGTCTGGAAGTCACAAGTGTCAAAGCAGCCAGTCATACTCTG TCATTCACGGACAAACAGGAAGCTTACTTTCAAAAAGTTACTGTGCACCACGCCATTGCTGATTTGCCAGATGTTGAGCCACAAGAGAGCGGCAACAAAATCAGCTACAACTCAATCAACTCAACTTTCCAATTCAAA ATGAGGAATGGCAGTGACACTTTGCGATTGCATAAGCTCCCCACGTCACTGAATCCAGATGACCAAAAAAGGATCACAATGATCCCGCCAGGGTCAGACTGGCGATGCCTACCTCAGTCAGAACACGAGGAATGCTTCAAAAC AGGCATGCCCCTTGCACCTAAGTCACTGGTAAAGTCCTCTCGCTCTAATGGTGACTGGAAAGGAGCTTATGGCAGACTGCGATGGTCCGACCTCTTCATGACAGTTTTAACAAGACCAACCCTTGCTTCTAAGACTGGGACAATCATCCATCCTATCTACAATAGAACCCTGACAATACGAGAGTTTGCACGAGCACAGACCTTTCCAGAcaacttcaaattcaaaggGACCATAGCTCAAGTTCAGCGACAG ATTGGAAACGCGGTACCCCCCCTTCTGGCTGAATCACTCGGACGTGCATTCAAAATCTAA
- the LOC135946524 gene encoding uncharacterized protein LOC135946524 isoform X3 has protein sequence MQQESETMEGLADSVTIDMSAPERDPLALDFVHNSPSCDPLHDSITEVVVGLGQGRESVREETTAQSPTRPDAAVPPQTKRRLFQDKKPSEEEGQEQESEQSDEYSGSEYVQEEEDSQSGASTSSHTDSERQKRPLRPPPASDSPEMADARMEPAEDDELAAQVAALRTRNAALAAAKLELVQRVASLEAKKARLMEENQTLRDEAAVNDQRVAHLKKARREFKHQNLETVHSLQQAVAEPGTSKHTEATYWTNMNAVGQRLSEHGWQKVLLNDPNLPKKVPSCVTSKKGNIGIEQDDIDECYEDGSGSLYSVMRHVAINLFRIENLLYFSYGGTRSTRRQKATMALPKELKNEFLDLAGKIIANTKYKWYIRSKEVTIKEIDIKRIAKKALINLMTERRPKFKPTKEDTSSSESEDDSD, from the exons ATGCAACAAGAGTCGGAAACCATGGAAGGCCTGGCAGACTCGGTCACCATTGACATGAGTGCGCCCGAAAGGGACCCACTGGCCCTCGACTTCGTCCACAACAGTCCGTCAT GTGATCCCCTGCATGATTCGATTACGGAGGTCGTAGTTGGTCTTGGTCAAGGAAGAGAGTCGG TCCGCGAAGAAACCACAGCACAGTCCCCCACCAGGCCTGACGCAGCTGTCCCCCCCCAAACCAAGCGACGACTATTCCAGGACAAGAAGCCAAGCGAAGAGGAGGGCCAGGAACAAGAGTCAGAACAGTCTGACGAATACTCCGGCAGTGAGTACGTTCAAG AAGAAGAAGACAGCCAGTCCGGTGCGTCGACTTCGAGCCACACAGACAGTGAGCGTCAGAAGCGACCTCTCCGACCACCTCCAGCTTCGGACAGTCCAGAGATGGCAGACGCTCGTATGGAGCCGGCAGAGGACGACGAACTTGCTGCGCAAGTGGCAG CTCTGAGGACGAGGAACGCTGCGTTGGCAGCGGCCAAGTTGGAACTCGTGCAGCGGGTAGCCTCCCTAGAAGCAAAGAAGGCCCGTCTCATGGAGGAGAACCAAACGTTGCGTGACGAAGCGGCTGTCAACGATCAAAGAGTGGCTCACCTCAAGAAGGCTCGGAGGGAATTCAAGCACCAGAACCTCGAGACGGTCCACTCTCTCCAACAGGCGGTCGCTGAGCCTGGAACCAGCAAGCACACAGAGGCCACTTACTG GACCAACATGAACGCTGTCGGCCAACGACTCAGCGAGCACGGTTGGCAGAAGGTTCTGCTGAATGACCCCAACCTACCAAAAAAG gtTCCATCGTGTGTCACTTCAAAGAAGGGCAACATCGGCATCGAGCAGGACGACATCGATGAGTGCTACGAGGATGGCAGCGGATCCTTGTACTCGGTGATGCGGCACGTGGCAATCAACCTCTTCAGGATCGAGAACCTCCTGTATTTCAGCTACGGAGGCACCAGGAGCACAAGGCGGCAAAAGGCAACCATGGCACTTCCCAAAGAGCTGAAGAATGAGTTTCTCG ACCTGGCCGGAAAAATCATTGCCAACACCAAGTACAAGTGGTACATCAGGTCGAAAGAGGTCACCATCAAGGAAATCGACATCAAGCGCATTGCCAAGAAAGCGCTCATCAATCTGATGACGGAGCGGCGCCCAAAGTTCAAACCTACCAAAGAAGACACAAGTTCCTCAGAGTCCGAAGACGATTCGGATTAA
- the LOC135946524 gene encoding uncharacterized protein LOC135946524 isoform X1 → MLDGSLASTKSVTPSLESNPLRCLDLFCGCGGLSLGLEMSHLTTCLWAVDADPTACKSFAANFRQATVYQSSAIDWLKELKTGALFTKKGQKLPQTGEVEMIIGGPPCQGFSKLNRFKNNNTSVTNKSQVPVFLEIVAYFRPKCFLMENVKSFITEDGGKHFLAALQATKDLGYYFNFNVLQAADFGAPQQRPRFFLFGTLDSRRLAAAPISTHYSGLEVTSVKAASHTLSFTDKQEAYFQKVTVHHAIADLPDVEPQESGNKISYNSINSTFQFKMRNGSDTLRLHKLPTSLNPDDQKRITMIPPGSDWRCLPQSEHEECFKTFALTSLKIYLKLIFLFSTSIRGMPLAPKSLVKSSRSNGDWKGAYGRLRWSDLFMTVLTRPTLASKTGTIIHPIYNRTLTIREFARAQTFPDNFKFKGTIAQVQRQIGNAVPPLLAESLGRAFKI, encoded by the exons ATGCTTGATGGCTCCCTTGCTTCAACAAAGAGTGTTACTCCGTCACTCGAATCAAATCCACTCCGATGCCTAGATCTGTTCTGCGGCTGCGGAGGATTATCCCTAGGGTTGGAGATGAGCCACCTGACAACCTGCCTTTGGGCAGTTGACGCAGACCCTACAGCGTGCAAATCCTTCGCTGCCAACTTCAGACAAGCAACAGTGTACCAAAGTTCAGCCATTGACTGGTTGAAAGAACTAAAAACG GGAGCATTGTTCACAAAAAAGGGACAGAAGCTGCCACAAACCGGCGAGGTGGAAATGATTATTGGAGGACCGCCGTGCCAAGGATTCtccaaattaaatagattCAAAAACAACAACACCTCAGTCACAAAC AAATCACAAGTTCCAGTGTTTCTGGAAATCGTCGCCTACTTCAGGCCTAAGTGCTTCTTGATGGAAAATGTCAAATCCTTCATCACAGAGGATGGTGGAAAACACTTTCTGGCAGCGCTGCAGGCAACCAAAGACTTGGGTTATTATTTCAACTTCAATGTCTTACAGGCTGCTGATTTCGGCGCACCTCAACAACGCCCTAG GTTCTTCCTGTTTGGCACCCTCGACAGCAGACGGCTGGCTGCAGCACCAATAAGCACCCATTACTCTGGTCTGGAAGTCACAAGTGTCAAAGCAGCCAGTCATACTCTG TCATTCACGGACAAACAGGAAGCTTACTTTCAAAAAGTTACTGTGCACCACGCCATTGCTGATTTGCCAGATGTTGAGCCACAAGAGAGCGGCAACAAAATCAGCTACAACTCAATCAACTCAACTTTCCAATTCAAA ATGAGGAATGGCAGTGACACTTTGCGATTGCATAAGCTCCCCACGTCACTGAATCCAGATGACCAAAAAAGGATCACAATGATCCCGCCAGGGTCAGACTGGCGATGCCTACCTCAGTCAGAACACGAGGAATGCTTCAAAACGTTTGCGCTAACTtcgcttaaaatttatttaaaattaatcttcctCTTCTCTACTTCCATTAGAGGCATGCCCCTTGCACCTAAGTCACTGGTAAAGTCCTCTCGCTCTAATGGTGACTGGAAAGGAGCTTATGGCAGACTGCGATGGTCCGACCTCTTCATGACAGTTTTAACAAGACCAACCCTTGCTTCTAAGACTGGGACAATCATCCATCCTATCTACAATAGAACCCTGACAATACGAGAGTTTGCACGAGCACAGACCTTTCCAGAcaacttcaaattcaaaggGACCATAGCTCAAGTTCAGCGACAG ATTGGAAACGCGGTACCCCCCCTTCTGGCTGAATCACTCGGACGTGCATTCAAAATCTAA